A region of the Drosophila subpulchrella strain 33 F10 #4 breed RU33 chromosome 3L, RU_Dsub_v1.1 Primary Assembly, whole genome shotgun sequence genome:
TTAAATAATTagcattttcaataatttCACAGTGATACAAAAAAGATTACTTGGACTTGAAGAACATGAAACATGCGATCAAGAGGATTCAAAACTGACGTTGATGTAATTATCTCAGTACAGAAACATGACTGTATGACACAAAGGGATTTCCATTTCTCCATTTGAGTATGGCACTTCCGTGATGATTCGATTCCCAGTGTGGACACTTACCCTTTGGTAACTTGAGCGAGTCCATGGTGCCCGCACCAACGCTTTCTACGGCTGCACTTGGGCGGCTCCGCTGCGCCTCAGTTCCGCTGCTGCCCTAGATGCCCTGCTCGGAGAAGGTGAAAATTGGAGCATGTGGGAAATGGAATTGCCATCGAAATCCGAGTGTCCAAAACATCAATCAGCGAGGCACATGAAAAGATAGTGAAAGGCGTAAAGTTAGATGGGTATATGTACACATAGGTAGTCAGACAGGCGGTATGTTGATCATATTTTGGCCTAAACACTTGCTGTTTTCGAAATGTCAACGTCATGCGTTCGTTAAAGAAACGAGCCCCTCCTACACGCCCCCCACCCCCCTTAGGCCCCCTTCCCTTGGCCAACACAGCACTAGACCCGCACGTAATTgcgtttaaaaataaataaatcgtACGGGGAAAAGCGAAAAAGCAACagtggcagcaacaacaaagcaCCAGCAGCAATAGCTATTTgacattaatttttattttcctatttttaaaaCCCTTAATACATTTTTGCCGCTGACCGTTTGGCCGATTGTCGCCAGCTCATCAGATAATTATTTTGCGACATGTGTTTTAGCCGAAAATTCTATCATTTAATgttgaaaataaaatgtagTTCGAGATTGCAGATTTAATAAAGAAGTTTCAATGAGCTTTGAAAAATGTAGGTCAAAGCAGCAATTAAAATTTACTATATGTAAAAATATATGGGTCAAAGTCAAGACCCTTAAAGGGACCTAATTTTAGAGTAAGGAATACATATTAGATgataaataaagtttttattacGTGTTTGAGCCCCAAATAAGTTAAATTCAAAATGAGTTCTATCGCTAAATAACTGACGGTTTGCAAAGAGCTCATTGGTAATTGCGTTCCGATACGACGGAGCTATTTTTATGGCCAACTACAAATTCACTATCTATTCACGTTCCCCTTATATCGGGCTAACAACGAAAAGGCCATGACAAAATGGGTCATAAAATGTGCAGTGCGTGTTGTGGGAACGACAACATCAAAAggagaaaaaagaaaacaatggAACCGAACAGCAATCAATCATATTATTGATAAAAAGAAACTTGGCAAGCGACGGaacaaaagaaacaaacaaacaagtgCTGTTCTAAACTTTTGCTTTTCGTATTTTCAGCATGAGTAATAAATGTGTGTAGATATGGCCTGATAATGGGGTAGTGAGTTCTAAATTTGTAGCGCTATTCAAGTGAAAACCCGCCGGTGGGGGATTACAATTGATCGCTTTTCCAATTACAAAAGCCACCCCCGGGGGCAAACGATTTTCAGAGCACGCTGTTCCCGATGTCGGTCAAATATGCTACCCATTTTGCATATAATGTATACGGTATATATACACTGGACGAAATTCTTTTCACTTCTTAAATACAGACTTCATATGTTTACATTTTCTGTAGCAAAAGTAGAAATACATTAGAtattaaactaaaaaattaaaatataggGATATCTGATTttatcataaaaacaaaattgatCAAGAAAAATCCTCTCGAGAATGAGATAATAGCACTTAGTAAAATGTTGCATACCTCAAGGGTGTTATAGACCTTTAGGAAAAACCTTTTGTCTATAAAAGTGTATTGTAACATTCTTGACATTTGTCAAATTTGCAAATTATTTGGTAAATGGTTTGGTATCTTGAAATAAGTAACTTCAAATAAGAACATATAGCATAAGACTCTACTTCTTTATCCAATTTTAGGTTAAGACTAAGAGATAGAAGAACTATTCAATTTTCTTCCGTGTACTAAAATATCCAATttctaaagcttttcgtccgTCCCTGGACACGCACTTCATTTTGGGCTGAGCGACCGGAAAACGTCTATTGTTCGGAAAAAAGGGGGGAGGCTGGTGGGCAGGGGGCTCTTAATTAGTTAAATGATGAGACAACGAAAACGTTGTGCCAATGAAATGGCTCACTCGGGCATGAAAAAGCTGACCGCAGGTGCCCCTCACTTTTCCAGTTTCAACGGCCAGCAGGCCAGCAGCCCCTGtggcaaaaggaaaataaaacgGGCATAATCAATACATAATTTTGCCCTACAAACGAGACGAGAGCGACCCCCAAAAAACAGCCGAAGAAGAAACGACGACGACAACGCGTAGCAATAACAAAAACAGCAAAGACAGTAACGCCCCCATggagcacacacacacacaacccCACACACACTAGGAAACACTCACTAACACACAGGCGAACACACGCACACTTGAAAAGTAAACAAGTGTAATGTGCCGCCAAAAGCACAGACTGCTTGGCTCAGCCTCAAAAGAGCGGAGAATCAGGGATGGGGCCCTTTAGGGGTATATTCGGGGGCTTCCCAGTCACGAGAGGCACGAAAGGATAATTACGGGATATTTCTGCTGTTTCAGAAATGAGAATATCTCGCAGACCATTTATAGAACGAAATAAGCGTACTTTTTCCCTATTTTTTTAAGTAGTTGGCATTCCATTTTTAACCTcaatttgtataaaaataaaaccctATATGGAAAACTTTTCGTTAAATCCCTGTGAAGTTTAATCATTGGCTAAAAATTGAGCAATTACCTGTCCCCACAACTACATTGTACCTAAATTGTTACAATCCGATTGTCGTAGTCCTTGATGTTTTCCAATttcaaaacaataattttattcggaacgataataataattttgatTTGCTTAATTTAAGTTGTTACAGCCCTTTTAtactcaaaatattttgttgtattATATACTTTTAATAAGAGCatctttattatttatattatttatattttccaataattttgtaaaagttataattattttcgAATTTCTTTAGTGAcatgaaaaaatataaccTGTTTTAAATGTATCTAAATAAAGTCAGTAGCTGTGAATATAAAAAGCAACATCTTGCTGGGTGCTAATGCTTTAAAGAGTGTCGAGAAAACCCATTAAAAAACTACCCCTGATTGTGGCCAAGTGCTAAGTTAAAAACCAGTTATGATACCTGCCACCCCCAAAATCCTAGACTTTGTTTACCAACTCGAGAACTCAGAAGACGAGAAAAGTTGAAGAGCAGCTCATCGCTAAACGAGATGCAATTGTATCTTTTTATCTTTATCTTTCGAGTGTGTGGGCAAACAAATTTGGTTGGAAAAACTCTTGGCAAATgaagttttgtttttgtttgttatgCTACTGCTGTTTCTATTATTCTCCATTTCTCGCCCCCACCCCcattatcattttttgtatgcCTTGTGTGCACTTCTATTATCACGTCTGCAATTAGAGCCAAAGTAACTGGGCCAAGTTGCAGCTTTTAGCCAGCTTTTCTCGCGCTCGCTTCACGGGGTTGGAGATTTTTTAGGGGTTTATTGCGGCGTTTGCTTTGCTCCACCGATTCGTTGCCGTATTTGCCAGTTGCCCCAGTTCCAATTGGTTACGTACACACTCtcgcacacactcgcacaccaCTCACATAATATACACACGCGCTAGCGGTAGATAATGCCAGCCCTGGATGAAAACTGGGGCAAATAAGTCAGAATTTTAAATAGGATTTTTGACAGGTGCACTGGCAAAACGGAAAACTAACCTTTTGCTGCGTTTTTTCCGTTTTCTTGTCGAAATGCCGAGAGCAGGCGCACGAAGGTGGAAAACACGACGAAAACTTTCAGGTGCAAGTTTTTCACTGCGCCAGTGTGTGCGTGTTACATTTCCGGGGGTGCACActcacacaaacacacacatgcacaGAAAAGCCTGTGACGTAGGAAAATTCCTTTGCACTCGGTTCTCCACTTCCGCTTAACGGTAAACTCTCTCTCTTAACACAGCACTAATACGGCATTCGCACTGGCAATTTGGTAAGAAAACGGATAATAACTATTTACACTAAACGATTTATGTTGAAACTCTTGTAAAAAAAGACGGGGGCCCTCGCGtggtttttcttttcctgATTTTCCCGAGCTGCGGTCCCTTCCGCTCGTCAGCAACGACTGTGATACTAAAAGTTTTCGCTGCTGTCCGCTTTTCCGCGAAGCTGAGCTGCCGTTCGCCTACTTTTCCCGACGGCGCACGACGAAAAATCAATCATTCTCGCTTGTTTTGCTTTCGTGCGGTGTTTCGTGCTGTGTGCTTTTCCGCCCCCTTTTTCTTCCCACCCCTTACAACAACAGCTGCTCTGGACGCTGCGCAGTGTTGCCAAGTAATCCCTGTCaatcgatatatcgataaCTTTACATGCCCACTCGTAATTAGctaggaaaataaataatgccCTCGAAATGCTGTAACAATTAAGTTAAGCGCTGCGATTAGGCGTAATTAAGAATGGCAGGCCATTACATAAAGCGATTTGCTATGTGGCAACGCCACAGCTGTTTCTTTAAAGAGAAACAGCACAAAAAACACCAACACACAAGCGAATTACATAAATCTGCATTACTTACAATAACAAAACAGCTCCAACGATCCACTTGGATATTTGTTTATCTCCGCGTTCTTTTGGCacctgcacacacacacacacgcccGCACAGACGCACACTCACCGACACACGCGCTGCGAATTTGTTATTGTCTTTTGTTGTCCTCTTTGCGATGCGTTTCGTTATTGGGCCAAAAGTTTTCACACAAAAACACTGTCTTAGAAAATGCGAACCCACAAAATATACGCGCACACCGTGTCTTGCTCGTTTATTTACTTTACAAAAAtatgttcattttttttgttgattttttttcgtgtGGCATATTTTCTACAAATTTTTCTACCGAGAGAACGAAAGCTAATCGTTAGTTTGAAATTTTAGCTGCTGCCTGCTGCTGCTTCACATTTCACATTTTGCTCGGCCAGCAGCTGAGTTTTTTTAACACAAAAACGTAAGATAACGTAAGTGTCGGCCAAACGTAAGAGTCAGTAAAAAAAGGGAGACAGCCTCAGCGTAAGTCAGTGAAAAAGGGAGATGCAAGATGGAAGATGGGCTCTCCCGAGAGAGGAAAGCACACGGACGAGACTCAGAATTTCATCGAATTTCGTCGCCTGCTGCGCGGTAGAGCTTATTACTTGGCAAGTGGGTCGACTGCTGGATACCCTTCACAAAATGAGGTGGATTGATAACATTGATAAAATATCTTTAAGGaagaaacttaaatttttctcgtgtttatatttcttttaaactAGTTttggttaaatattttaatttaattacacTGCCTTGTTGTTAATTAATCTTGTAAAAGCTATGATCTCATTTATGCTTATATACTTTTAAATACCCTTCACCGATATACCGCCCGCTTATTGTTATCGATGGACCCCAAACAGCTGACTTTCCAGTGTTAAGTAACATGACCAATAATTAAGCGGGCTTTTTGAATTTAATGAGATGATGTCTAGAAAAGCCTCTTTTGCTATGAATGTTTGCGAGTATTTGTTTACCTTTCTTAGTGAgatgtttattatttttgactCATACAAATTTGCGCTCCCGACTGTGCTTGGGTGAATCCCGAGTTCTTTTTATAGGTACTTTGTCTCTCTTCTTTATTTTATGGATTCGCAGACATTCCCAACAGATTAATACACCGAgggaaattattatttaacttGAAATCAAAAGTTTCTTTATagctttattttttgttttcttcttttttagTAAATATCTAcccttaaaaatgttttaacaTGAGTACTaataagaaataattaaaatgtaacaACTCATTATTTGTTATTAATCTTTGATTTTAATCTTGATGATGACCTTTTCTAATCGCACTTTGGAACAGATAGTACTATGATTTTTCTGTGTACGTTATAACAAACAAAGCCCGGACCGGTTCTTGATAAGCTTCGCGGATTCCCAAGCACGACTTGTCTGACCGCTCATGGCAGTTTCAATCGTTGTTCCCACGATGGCGGATGCATCGCGGTCTGTCGCCTGGAGCTGCTGCCTCCTCCTGCTGGTTCTCCTCCTTGGCGTCCGGGGATATGAAGTGACCAAGGCCAAGATTGAGGTGTTCTACCCCAAGGGATTCGAGGTCTCAATTCCCGACGAGGAGGGCATAAGTCTGTTCGCCTTTCATGGCAAACTGAACGAGGAGATGGAGGGTCTGGAGGCGGGCACCTGGGCACGGGACATCGTGAAGGCGAAAAACGGACGCTGGACCTTCCGAGATCGGACGACGGCCCTGAAACCCGGCGACACCCTGTACTACTGGACGTACGTTATCTACAACGGACTGGGTTATCGCGAAGACGACGGGTCGTTTGTGGTCAATGGCTACAGTGGTAATAGCACCTCTGGGATTACTCCGCGTCCCCCCGTAGCCCCTGTCTCCACCACCCCCTGGAGTCCACCTCCCGATCCGGACATCGATATTAGAGTGGGTTGTAATACACCTAAAACGGAGGTCAATGGAGCACCCACTCGCTGTGCCGGTCAGTTGGTGTTCGTGGATGAGTTTAATGCCGCCAAGCTGGATCCGAACAAATGGAAAGCGGAGCGCAGGTTTTCCGGACAACCCGATTATGAGTTCAATGTCTATGTGGACGATGCCCCGGATACCTTGTGCCTGGCCAATGGACATGTGGTGCTCTCTACGAATACGATGAAGAAGCACTTCCACAAGGGATCAGATGCCAGCCTGGATCTGGGTGAAAAGTGCACTGGGGTGGCCAACACCCATGATTGTGTAAGGAATGGCAGGACCATGAACGACGGACTGCCGCCGATGGTCACCGCCCAGTTCTCCTCCAAGGATTTCTCCTTCAAGTACGGTCGTGTGGAGGTGCGAGCCAAGATGCCGAGGGCCCTGTGGGTCACTCCACAAATCTGGCTGCAGCCCAAGTATCCCGCCTACGGAACGGATGACTACCGCTCGGGACAACTGAGGATTGCCTACACCCGTCCGAATGGAGCTAACTTGGATCTCTATGCCGCCGCCGTGCTCTTCGCAGATGAACCCCTGCGTTCGGTAAAGAATTGCCTGAAGGCGGGAACTGGCGACAATTCGGAGGACTGGAGCGATAGCTTCCACAACTATACCCTCGAATGGACGCCCAAGGAACTTCGCTGGCTGGTGGACGGCAAGGAGTGGTGCGTCCAGGGGAGTGATAAGGAAGCTTTCAGTGAGACCACTGCCGCCGGAAAACGATTGCCCCAGGCCCAGAAACTGGAGGAGGGCACTGGACTGGCACCCTTCGACCAGGAGTTCTACCTGACCTTCGGTCTCGGCGTGGGCGGGTTCAACGAGTACCAGCACGTGGTGAAGCCCTGGAATGAGCGAGCCCCGCAGGCACAGAAGGCCTTTTGGAAGGATGTCAAGAAGAATCGAGACCACTGGCTGGACGAGGGCCACATGAAGATCGACTACGTCAAGGTGTACTCTTTGTAATCTCTGTAATTAATCGCAAATTCTGCCACAAACTATACAAATAAAATCTAATATGTAAACAACACCTAATAGTTTATACACAAAAAACattacaaaaaatgtatttagcttaagggggtattctagtctagaaatttgaaaaaatctaaaaattttttttttcataattcgatagtttagatatttaaaaatatctccctaaacggatttttcaaaattcaaattatttttaaaattatggctgattaagagaatgtaagttatacgtgctattctatcatttacactgcctgaaatttaacgtaaaactttaaacgcgtttttctccaaactactttttctgatacggtagccataatatttcaagttctaatcagccgatttacttaaaatttggcatgaatattctttcaatatctctctatcgcatgaaccaacaaaaaataagaatttaaaatttgtaatatttttaaaaaattcgataaaattaaaaaattagtggAAAAAtcgactttttt
Encoded here:
- the LOC119553839 gene encoding gram-negative bacteria-binding protein 3, whose product is MADASRSVAWSCCLLLLVLLLGVRGYEVTKAKIEVFYPKGFEVSIPDEEGISLFAFHGKLNEEMEGLEAGTWARDIVKAKNGRWTFRDRTTALKPGDTLYYWTYVIYNGLGYREDDGSFVVNGYSGNSTSGITPRPPVAPVSTTPWSPPPDPDIDIRVGCNTPKTEVNGAPTRCAGQLVFVDEFNAAKLDPNKWKAERRFSGQPDYEFNVYVDDAPDTLCLANGHVVLSTNTMKKHFHKGSDASLDLGEKCTGVANTHDCVRNGRTMNDGLPPMVTAQFSSKDFSFKYGRVEVRAKMPRALWVTPQIWLQPKYPAYGTDDYRSGQLRIAYTRPNGANLDLYAAAVLFADEPLRSVKNCLKAGTGDNSEDWSDSFHNYTLEWTPKELRWLVDGKEWCVQGSDKEAFSETTAAGKRLPQAQKLEEGTGLAPFDQEFYLTFGLGVGGFNEYQHVVKPWNERAPQAQKAFWKDVKKNRDHWLDEGHMKIDYVKVYSL